A genomic region of Pseudomonas abietaniphila contains the following coding sequences:
- a CDS encoding AraC family transcriptional regulator: MRAKPLPQMERIEAYFHGHGFEMHRHDTYAIGHTLSGVQSFQYGKERVNNLPGQTMVLHPDEPHDGHAGTEEGFRYRMFYLEPAMIQHVLGGKPLPFIKGGVSSDPRLFKATQALLQDLQTTLDPLELDDAVFDIAMALQDAAGVRKGRQSVDYAAAERARELLMASLEQGVSLDQLEQASDTDRWRLSRDFRVLFGTSPHRYLTLRRLDLVRHSISLGVSLSDASVMAGFSDQSHMTRHFVKTYGYPPGRWLKMLGTRMRAQA, encoded by the coding sequence ATGCGTGCCAAACCGTTGCCGCAGATGGAGCGGATCGAGGCGTATTTCCACGGCCATGGTTTCGAGATGCATCGGCACGACACCTACGCCATCGGACACACCCTGTCTGGCGTGCAAAGCTTTCAGTACGGCAAGGAGCGGGTGAATAACCTGCCGGGCCAGACCATGGTGTTGCATCCCGACGAGCCGCACGACGGCCACGCGGGCACCGAAGAAGGCTTTCGCTACCGGATGTTCTACCTGGAACCGGCGATGATTCAGCATGTGCTGGGCGGCAAACCGCTACCGTTCATCAAGGGCGGTGTGTCCAGCGATCCGCGGTTGTTCAAGGCGACGCAGGCGTTGTTGCAGGATCTGCAGACCACGCTCGATCCGCTCGAGCTGGACGACGCGGTGTTCGACATCGCCATGGCGCTGCAGGACGCGGCGGGCGTGCGCAAGGGAAGACAATCGGTCGACTATGCGGCTGCCGAGCGTGCGCGGGAGTTGCTGATGGCGAGCCTGGAGCAGGGCGTTAGCCTCGACCAACTGGAGCAGGCCAGCGACACCGACCGCTGGCGCCTGTCGCGGGATTTTCGTGTGCTGTTCGGCACCAGCCCGCACCGCTACCTGACCCTGCGAAGACTGGATCTGGTGCGGCATTCGATTTCGCTGGGTGTGTCCCTGAGTGACGCGTCTGTGATGGCCGGATTTTCCGATCAAAGCCACATGACGCGGCATTTTGTTAAGACCTATGGTTACCCGCCAGGCCGGTGGCTGAAGATGCTGGGCACTCGAATGCGAGCTCAGGCCTGA
- a CDS encoding aspartate aminotransferase family protein, protein MANLVGDVSSAARILPELNGEKLFIHHGKGAYLWDDKGRQYIDTALGFGAVLLGHANDSVNAAVTQALADSAAPSWAHVREHGAATALAQHTGALSKVMFTNSGSEAVHLACRAARAYTGRRKIAKMAAGFDGWFDDVSFGNVTSNEASFSDGARPTTERTTLLRFNDFEDVERLFAEDQDIAAVILEPMLANAGCIMPLPGYLKHVQDIAHQHGALVICDEVLMGFRLFPGLAGLREGLDPDLASVGKAIGNGVPVSAVVGKPEILAGFEEGRVARGGTFSGNPMACAAVTSTLAQLDESDFEMLIKRGDALRQAIEAAFKSQGITVVTSGYGNVFGIWLSADAPVTYEQAAHKANPAFTNALHLALREAGLLMMPSPYGRIYISFEHTDEVIEAMKTAFETAAAKLKPAFADA, encoded by the coding sequence ATGGCTAACTTAGTTGGCGATGTATCCAGCGCCGCCCGCATCCTCCCGGAATTGAACGGCGAGAAACTGTTCATTCATCACGGCAAGGGCGCGTATCTCTGGGACGACAAGGGCCGCCAGTACATCGACACCGCGCTGGGCTTCGGCGCGGTCTTGCTCGGGCACGCCAATGACTCGGTCAACGCCGCCGTGACCCAGGCCCTGGCAGACAGTGCCGCGCCTTCCTGGGCCCATGTCCGCGAACACGGCGCGGCCACGGCCCTGGCGCAGCACACCGGTGCGCTGAGCAAAGTGATGTTCACCAACTCCGGCAGCGAGGCGGTCCACCTGGCCTGCCGCGCGGCGCGGGCGTACACCGGTCGCAGGAAGATTGCCAAGATGGCGGCCGGTTTTGACGGCTGGTTCGATGACGTCAGCTTCGGCAACGTGACCTCCAATGAAGCGAGTTTCAGCGATGGCGCCCGCCCTACGACCGAGCGAACCACGCTGCTGCGCTTCAACGACTTCGAGGATGTGGAGCGATTGTTCGCCGAAGACCAAGACATCGCGGCCGTCATTCTGGAACCGATGCTCGCCAACGCCGGCTGCATCATGCCGCTGCCTGGCTATTTGAAACATGTGCAGGACATCGCTCACCAGCACGGCGCACTGGTGATCTGCGACGAGGTGCTGATGGGCTTTCGCTTGTTCCCAGGCCTCGCCGGTTTGCGCGAAGGGCTGGACCCTGATCTGGCCAGCGTCGGCAAAGCCATCGGCAATGGTGTTCCGGTGTCGGCGGTCGTCGGCAAACCCGAGATTCTGGCGGGTTTCGAGGAAGGTCGCGTGGCGCGCGGCGGTACGTTCAGCGGCAACCCGATGGCCTGCGCTGCCGTGACCAGCACCCTGGCGCAGCTGGATGAAAGCGACTTTGAAATGCTGATCAAACGCGGCGACGCGCTGCGTCAGGCAATTGAAGCCGCCTTCAAATCCCAAGGCATCACGGTGGTCACCAGCGGCTATGGAAACGTCTTCGGGATCTGGCTTTCGGCGGATGCGCCGGTGACCTATGAGCAAGCGGCGCACAAGGCCAACCCCGCCTTCACCAACGCGCTACACCTGGCGTTGCGCGAAGCCGGCCTGCTGATGATGCCGTCGCCTTACGGCCGGATTTACATCTCGTTCGAGCACACCGACGAGGTGATTGAAGCGATGAAAACAGCGTTCGAAACCGCTGCCGCGAAATTGAAGCCGGCATTCGCCGACGCTTGA
- a CDS encoding ABC transporter permease — translation MLQPYASPAEKLARFALVSASILILLFLIVPILVIIPLSFNSSSFLTYPMDGFSFRWYEELMSSQDWQQAFKNSFIIAPGATLLAMVFGTMASVGLCRGNFRFKGVVMAFLISPMIVPLIIVAVGLYFFFAKLQLLNSYIGLVLAHAMLGVPFVVITVNATLQGFNTNLSRAAASLGAPPLTVFFRVVLPLIAPGVISGGLFAFATSFDEVVVTLFLASPSQRTLPLQMFAGIRENISPNIAAVATIMVVLSVLMLLTLEVLRRRNEKLKVKQE, via the coding sequence ATGTTGCAGCCTTACGCGTCTCCCGCTGAAAAACTCGCCCGGTTCGCACTGGTGTCGGCGTCCATCCTGATCCTGTTGTTCCTGATCGTGCCGATCCTGGTGATCATTCCGCTGTCGTTCAATTCGTCGTCGTTCCTGACGTACCCCATGGACGGTTTTTCCTTCCGTTGGTACGAGGAGTTGATGTCTTCTCAGGACTGGCAGCAGGCGTTCAAGAACAGCTTCATCATCGCGCCCGGCGCCACGTTGCTGGCGATGGTCTTCGGCACCATGGCGTCGGTGGGTCTGTGTCGCGGTAACTTCCGCTTCAAAGGCGTGGTCATGGCGTTCCTGATTTCGCCGATGATCGTGCCGCTGATCATCGTTGCGGTCGGCCTGTACTTCTTCTTCGCCAAGCTGCAATTGCTCAACAGCTACATCGGTCTGGTGCTGGCCCACGCCATGCTCGGTGTGCCCTTCGTCGTCATCACGGTCAACGCGACGCTGCAAGGGTTCAACACCAACCTGAGCCGCGCCGCCGCAAGCCTCGGCGCCCCGCCCTTGACCGTGTTCTTCAGGGTCGTTTTGCCGCTGATTGCGCCGGGTGTGATCTCCGGCGGCCTGTTTGCGTTCGCGACCTCCTTCGATGAAGTGGTGGTCACGCTGTTTCTCGCCAGCCCGTCGCAACGCACCCTGCCGCTGCAGATGTTCGCCGGGATCCGGGAGAACATCAGCCCGAACATCGCCGCCGTCGCCACCATCATGGTCGTTCTGTCGGTGTTGATGTTGTTGACGCTGGAGGTCCTGAGGCGGCGCAACGAAAAACTGAAGGTAAAACAAGAATAA
- a CDS encoding ABC transporter permease, which produces MSQTATLLQGDEETFDLRTKLRKSQRAYKLKSLALIAPLFLFVLVCFAFPIGTMLSRSVDNPEVNTAMPATTAALSTWQGNALPDERTYVALIKDLADAKENGQILALSKRLSYELADYRTVITKTLRKLPDDSAASKRDALIEVDKAWGDVTYWKALKQASSKLTPYYLLASLDHRFDSVTGSIVKAEPNQSIYVDIFARTFYIGAIVTVLCLLLGFPVAYWLAILPEGKSNLLMICVLLPFWTSLIVRTAAWIVLLQSDGLINRTLMFLGIVDAPIQLVFNRTGVIIAMTHVLLPFMILPLYSVMKSIPSNYVRAAISLGAHPFVAFWRVYVPQTFAGLAAGGLLTFILAIGYYVTPALVGGAADQMVSYFVAFYTNKTVNWGMASALGSLLLIATLLLYVVYGKLTNPTQAR; this is translated from the coding sequence CCCAGCGCGCCTACAAACTGAAGTCCCTTGCGCTGATCGCCCCGTTGTTCCTGTTTGTGCTGGTGTGCTTTGCATTCCCCATCGGCACGATGCTCAGCCGCAGCGTCGACAACCCTGAAGTCAACACGGCGATGCCGGCGACGACGGCGGCGTTGAGCACCTGGCAAGGTAACGCACTGCCTGATGAACGCACCTACGTTGCCTTGATCAAGGACTTGGCCGATGCCAAGGAAAACGGCCAGATTCTCGCGCTGAGCAAACGCCTGAGTTACGAACTTGCGGACTACCGCACGGTCATCACCAAGACCTTGCGCAAGTTGCCGGACGACAGCGCAGCATCGAAACGCGACGCGCTGATCGAGGTCGACAAAGCCTGGGGCGATGTCACCTACTGGAAAGCGCTCAAGCAGGCTTCGTCGAAACTGACGCCGTATTACCTGCTGGCCTCGCTGGATCATCGCTTTGACTCCGTGACGGGCAGCATCGTCAAGGCTGAGCCCAATCAGTCGATCTACGTCGATATCTTTGCCCGCACGTTCTACATTGGCGCCATCGTCACGGTGCTCTGCCTGTTGCTCGGGTTTCCCGTGGCGTACTGGCTGGCGATCTTGCCGGAAGGCAAAAGCAACCTGCTGATGATTTGCGTCCTGCTGCCGTTCTGGACCTCGCTCATCGTGCGCACGGCAGCCTGGATCGTGTTGTTGCAATCGGACGGCCTGATCAATCGGACCTTGATGTTCCTCGGCATCGTCGACGCGCCGATTCAACTGGTGTTCAACCGAACCGGCGTGATCATCGCCATGACCCATGTGCTGTTGCCGTTCATGATTCTGCCGCTGTACAGCGTCATGAAAAGCATTCCCTCGAACTACGTGCGTGCCGCCATTTCGCTGGGTGCTCATCCGTTCGTGGCGTTCTGGCGCGTCTATGTCCCGCAAACCTTCGCAGGGCTGGCGGCGGGCGGTTTGCTCACGTTCATCCTTGCCATCGGTTACTACGTGACACCCGCGCTGGTGGGCGGCGCTGCCGATCAGATGGTCAGCTACTTTGTCGCGTTCTACACCAACAAGACCGTGAACTGGGGCATGGCGTCGGCCCTCGGCAGTTTGCTGCTGATCGCGACCCTGTTGCTTTACGTGGTGTACGGCAAGCTCACCAACCCGACTCAGGCGAGGTAA